A window of the Streptomyces sp. NBC_00250 genome harbors these coding sequences:
- a CDS encoding bifunctional glycosyltransferase family 2/GtrA family protein yields the protein MRTPTIAGPTSGALPAREHLPVNIAGRPVLDVVIPVYNEEKDLEPCVRRLHEHLLRTFPYGFRITVADNASTDSTPDVAAGLAAEVPEVRSVRLEQKGRGRALRTVWSGSDAPVLAYMDVDLSTDLNALLPLVAPLISGHSDLAIGSRLARSSRVVRGPKREFISRAYNLILRGSLAARFSDAQCGFKAIRRDVAERLLPMVEDTGWFFDTELLVLAERAGLRIHEVPVDWVDDPDSTVHIVSTATDDLKGVWRVGRALATGSLPLDRLSRPFGDDPRDRELSGVPGGLARQLVGFCVVGALSTLFYIALYSLFRLGVGPQFANAAALLVSAVANTAANRRLTFGVRGRDRAVRHQAQGLVVFAIGLALTSGSLAALGAATGDPAHSTELAVLVVANLAATVLRFLLFRLWVFPERATSRNDPRNDR from the coding sequence ATGCGAACCCCAACGATCGCGGGGCCCACGTCCGGGGCCCTCCCCGCCCGGGAACACCTGCCGGTGAACATCGCGGGACGGCCCGTCCTGGACGTGGTGATCCCCGTCTACAACGAGGAGAAGGACCTGGAGCCGTGCGTCCGCCGGCTCCACGAACACCTCCTCCGGACCTTCCCGTACGGCTTCCGCATCACCGTCGCCGACAACGCCTCCACCGACAGCACCCCCGACGTCGCCGCCGGCCTCGCCGCCGAGGTGCCCGAGGTGCGCTCCGTACGTCTGGAGCAGAAGGGGCGCGGCCGGGCGCTGCGGACGGTGTGGTCGGGCTCGGACGCCCCCGTCCTCGCCTATATGGACGTGGACCTGTCCACCGACCTGAACGCTCTGCTCCCGCTGGTCGCGCCGCTCATCTCCGGCCACTCCGACCTGGCGATCGGCTCCCGGCTCGCCCGCTCCTCGCGGGTGGTGCGCGGCCCGAAGCGGGAGTTCATCTCCCGCGCGTACAACCTGATCCTGCGCGGCTCGCTCGCCGCCCGGTTCTCCGACGCGCAGTGCGGCTTCAAGGCCATACGGCGGGACGTCGCCGAGCGGCTCCTCCCGATGGTGGAGGACACCGGCTGGTTCTTCGACACCGAGCTGCTCGTCCTCGCCGAGCGCGCCGGGCTGCGCATCCACGAGGTGCCGGTCGACTGGGTCGACGACCCCGACTCGACCGTGCACATCGTGAGCACGGCCACCGACGACCTCAAGGGCGTCTGGCGGGTCGGGCGGGCCCTCGCGACGGGTTCGCTGCCCCTCGACCGGCTGTCCAGGCCCTTCGGGGACGACCCCCGGGACCGTGAACTCAGCGGTGTGCCGGGCGGACTGGCCCGCCAGCTGGTCGGCTTCTGCGTGGTCGGGGCCCTGTCCACGCTCTTCTACATCGCCCTGTACTCGCTCTTCCGGCTCGGTGTCGGCCCGCAGTTCGCCAACGCCGCCGCCCTCCTGGTCTCCGCCGTCGCCAACACGGCGGCCAACAGGCGGCTCACCTTCGGGGTACGGGGCCGGGACCGGGCCGTCCGCCATCAGGCGCAGGGGCTCGTGGTCTTCGCGATCGGCCTGGCCCTGACCAGCGGTTCGCTCGCCGCTCTCGGCGCGGCGACCGGCGATCCGGCGCACTCCACCGAGCTCGCCGTCCTGGTCGTCGCCAATCTCGCCGCGACCGTCCTGCGCTTCCTCCTCTTCCGGCTCTGGGTCTTCCCCGAGCGGGCCACCTCAAGGAACGACCCAAGGAACGACCGATGA
- a CDS encoding sensor histidine kinase — MWRGAGQRTRSPRTRGPWSLRTRLVVSAVALIAVVAAVIGTVTTIAFRSYLYDQADDSLRSVSTRAAGPPDRVGLPDPERERQDRPPLGFLKDPGAPIGTLGAVLIGGEVSEAGYSTEAAGETGADLPLFPVESLDAAQQSVLSAVPRDGRPHTVDLPGGLGSYRVEYAEGGRGTFLIGIPLTEVEDALSTLILVELSVTGAGLFAASLAGTVLVRVALRPLHRVAVTARQVARLPLHSGEVALHQRVPDAEADPRTEVGQVGAAINRMLDHVHSALDARQQSETRVRQFVADASHELRTPLASIRGYAELTRRGREECGPDTRHALGRIESEATRMTGLVEDLLLLARLDAGRPLSYEPTDLVPLVVDAVSDARAAGPDHHWCIELPEDGGTPVRADGARLQQVLVNLLANARTHTPPGTKVTARLRAEPGAVVVQIEDDGPGIPAALLPAVFERFARGDASRSRNAGSTGLGLAIVRAVVVAHGGDVTVESVSGRTAFTVRLPAAHPAEAHSQAGHRLITQP, encoded by the coding sequence GTGTGGCGAGGTGCAGGGCAGCGGACACGGTCTCCGCGGACAAGGGGGCCGTGGTCGCTGCGGACCCGTCTCGTCGTCTCGGCGGTCGCGCTGATCGCGGTCGTCGCGGCCGTCATCGGAACCGTCACGACGATCGCGTTCCGCTCGTACCTGTACGACCAGGCCGACGACTCGCTCCGAAGCGTGTCCACGCGGGCCGCCGGGCCGCCGGACCGCGTCGGCCTGCCCGATCCGGAGAGGGAAAGGCAGGACAGGCCGCCGCTCGGCTTCCTCAAGGACCCCGGCGCGCCGATAGGGACGCTCGGTGCGGTCCTGATCGGCGGGGAGGTCTCCGAGGCCGGCTACTCGACGGAGGCGGCCGGGGAGACCGGCGCGGACCTGCCGCTGTTCCCGGTCGAGAGTCTCGACGCCGCCCAGCAGTCCGTGCTCTCCGCCGTCCCGCGTGACGGACGGCCGCACACCGTCGACCTCCCGGGCGGCCTGGGTTCCTACCGGGTCGAGTACGCGGAGGGCGGCCGTGGCACCTTCCTCATCGGCATCCCCCTCACCGAGGTCGAGGACGCCCTCTCCACCCTGATCCTCGTCGAGCTCAGCGTCACCGGCGCCGGGCTCTTCGCCGCCTCGCTCGCCGGAACCGTGCTCGTCCGGGTGGCCCTGCGGCCGCTGCACCGGGTCGCCGTCACCGCACGGCAGGTCGCCCGACTTCCCCTGCACAGCGGTGAGGTGGCACTCCATCAGCGGGTCCCCGACGCGGAGGCCGATCCCCGGACGGAGGTCGGCCAGGTCGGCGCGGCCATCAACCGGATGCTCGACCACGTCCACTCGGCCCTCGACGCCCGCCAGCAGAGCGAGACCCGGGTCCGGCAGTTCGTCGCCGACGCCAGCCATGAACTGCGCACCCCGCTCGCCTCGATCCGGGGGTACGCGGAGCTGACCCGGCGCGGCCGCGAGGAGTGCGGGCCCGACACCCGGCACGCGCTCGGCCGGATCGAGTCCGAGGCGACGCGGATGACGGGCCTGGTCGAGGACCTGCTGCTGCTCGCCCGGCTCGACGCCGGACGACCCCTCTCGTACGAGCCCACCGACCTCGTCCCGCTGGTCGTGGACGCCGTGAGCGACGCCCGCGCCGCAGGGCCCGACCACCACTGGTGCATCGAACTGCCCGAGGACGGCGGGACGCCGGTACGGGCGGACGGCGCCCGGCTCCAGCAGGTGCTCGTCAACCTCCTCGCCAACGCCCGTACGCACACACCGCCCGGCACCAAGGTCACCGCGCGGCTCCGTGCGGAACCCGGTGCGGTGGTCGTCCAGATCGAGGACGACGGGCCCGGCATCCCGGCCGCGCTCCTCCCCGCCGTCTTCGAGCGGTTCGCGCGCGGTGACGCCTCACGCTCCCGCAACGCCGGATCCACCGGCCTCGGGCTCGCCATCGTCCGGGCGGTCGTCGTCGCCCACGGCGGTGACGTGACCGTCGAGAGCGTCTCCGGCCGGACCGCCTTCACCGTCCGGCTGCCCGCCGCCCACCCGGCGGAAGCCCACTCACAGGCAGGCCACAGGCTCATCACACAGCCGTGA
- a CDS encoding response regulator transcription factor encodes MTVTTRRTGTRADMLRADGTAVRVLVVDDEASLSELLSMALRYEGWQVRSAGDGAAALRSAREFRPDAVILDIMLPDVDGLSLLGRIRRELPDVPVLFLTAKDSVEDRIAGLTAGGDDYVTKPFSLEEVVARLRGLIRRSGAAVARSESLLVVGDLTLDEDSHEVTRGGVSIHLTATEFELLRYLMRNPRRVLSKAQILDRVWSYDFGGQANVVELYISYLRRKIDAGRAPMIHTRRGAGYLIKPGE; translated from the coding sequence ATGACCGTCACCACACGCCGTACCGGCACCCGCGCCGACATGCTCCGTGCCGACGGAACCGCCGTCCGCGTCCTCGTCGTCGACGACGAGGCCTCGCTCTCCGAGCTGCTCTCGATGGCCCTGCGCTACGAGGGCTGGCAGGTCAGAAGTGCCGGGGACGGCGCTGCCGCGCTGCGCTCCGCGCGTGAGTTCCGGCCCGACGCCGTCATCCTCGACATCATGCTTCCCGACGTCGACGGGCTGAGCCTGCTCGGCCGGATCCGGCGCGAGCTGCCCGACGTACCGGTGCTCTTCCTGACGGCGAAGGACTCCGTCGAGGACCGGATCGCCGGACTCACGGCGGGCGGCGACGACTACGTCACCAAGCCCTTCAGCCTGGAGGAGGTCGTGGCCAGGCTGCGCGGGCTCATCCGCAGGTCCGGGGCGGCCGTCGCGCGCAGCGAGTCGCTGCTCGTCGTCGGGGACCTGACCCTCGACGAGGACAGCCACGAGGTCACCCGGGGCGGGGTCTCCATCCACCTCACGGCGACCGAGTTCGAGCTGCTGCGCTATCTCATGCGCAATCCGCGGCGGGTGCTCAGCAAGGCGCAGATCCTCGACCGGGTCTGGTCGTACGACTTCGGCGGTCAGGCCAATGTCGTCGAGCTCTACATCTCGTACCTGCGGCGGAAGATCGACGCGGGGCGCGCCCCGATGATCCACACCCGGCGCGGGGCCGGCTACCTCATCAAGCCGGGGGAGTAG
- a CDS encoding amidohydrolase family protein, producing the protein MRALVERLGIPGLVDVHTHFMPQNVLDKVWAYFDAVGPLTGMEWPITYREEEERRLALLRGFGAVAFTAMLYPHKPGMGAWLNSWAADFAARTPDCLHTSTFFPEPGVDRYVQEALAAGARVFKVHLQVGGFDPNDPALDGVWGALADSGTPVVVHCGSGPTPGNFTGPGPMARLLARHPRLRVIVAHMGMPEYGDFLDLAQRYEGVHLDTTMAFTDFSERLAPFPEAELKRLVDVGDRILLGSDFPNIPYPYVHQLQALERLGLGDDWLRGVLYENGAALFHVKPSADL; encoded by the coding sequence ATCCGGGCCCTCGTCGAGCGGCTCGGCATTCCCGGGCTCGTCGATGTGCACACGCACTTCATGCCGCAGAACGTCCTCGACAAGGTCTGGGCCTACTTCGACGCCGTCGGCCCGCTGACCGGCATGGAGTGGCCCATCACCTACCGCGAGGAGGAGGAGCGCCGGCTCGCGCTCCTGCGCGGCTTCGGGGCGGTCGCCTTCACCGCGATGCTCTACCCCCACAAGCCCGGGATGGGCGCCTGGCTGAACTCCTGGGCCGCCGACTTCGCCGCCCGCACCCCCGACTGTCTGCACACCTCGACCTTCTTCCCCGAGCCGGGCGTCGACCGGTACGTCCAGGAGGCGCTCGCCGCCGGAGCCCGCGTCTTCAAGGTGCACCTTCAGGTCGGCGGCTTCGACCCGAACGACCCCGCGCTGGACGGGGTCTGGGGAGCCCTCGCCGACAGCGGCACCCCCGTCGTGGTCCACTGCGGCTCCGGGCCCACTCCGGGCAACTTCACCGGACCCGGGCCCATGGCGCGGCTGCTCGCACGGCACCCCAGGCTGCGCGTGATCGTCGCCCATATGGGGATGCCCGAGTACGGCGACTTCCTCGATCTCGCCCAGCGGTACGAGGGGGTCCACCTGGACACCACCATGGCCTTCACCGACTTCAGCGAGCGACTGGCGCCGTTCCCCGAGGCGGAGCTCAAGCGGCTCGTGGACGTCGGCGACCGGATCCTCCTCGGCTCCGACTTCCCGAACATCCCGTATCCGTACGTGCACCAGCTCCAGGCCCTCGAACGCCTCGGGCTCGGGGATGACTGGCTCCGCGGCGTCCTGTACGAGAACGGCGCCGCGTTGTTTCACGTGAAACCGTCCGCGGACCTCTGA
- a CDS encoding antibiotic biosynthesis monooxygenase family protein, translated as MTPELVADLEPPYYTAVFTSIRPDAPEGYAETAARMDELAREMPGFLGHESARTPGGIGITVAYFRDLEALDAWRLHAEHQAAKAHGREHWYDSYSVHIGKVERSYSFERE; from the coding sequence ATGACCCCCGAGCTGGTGGCGGACCTCGAACCGCCCTACTACACCGCTGTGTTCACTTCGATCCGGCCAGACGCCCCCGAGGGCTATGCCGAGACGGCCGCACGGATGGACGAACTCGCCAGAGAGATGCCCGGCTTCCTCGGCCATGAGTCCGCCCGCACTCCCGGCGGCATCGGCATCACCGTGGCCTACTTCCGGGACCTGGAGGCGCTCGACGCCTGGCGTCTGCACGCCGAGCACCAGGCCGCCAAGGCCCACGGCCGCGAGCACTGGTACGACAGCTACAGCGTCCACATCGGCAAGGTCGAACGGAGTTACAGCTTTGAGCGCGAGTAG
- a CDS encoding DUF2797 domain-containing protein, translating to MEWQCRGITWSGGVPGLRWRGGRVSALAYGQGLAFRAVGERRCPGARGNPCPLEAVVPGRATGGRCAECARLDRAHSVAADTFLDDPQPYRVYLAWFGPGMTKVGITAEARGEARLLEQGAVTFSWLGRGPLMAARRTEEVLRQALGIPDRVAYERKRAGRHALPAASERAREVGELHRRAREVGGWTETLEPLEFAPRDHAPAFGLDGLPPLAGTVTELVDGGVVSGRLLAAAGPDLHLLDPGGRCLALDTRLMGGWVLQAAKEGEALSVPVSEAVSAVDPSTQGELF from the coding sequence GTGGAGTGGCAGTGTCGGGGGATCACCTGGAGCGGGGGCGTGCCCGGGCTGCGGTGGCGGGGCGGGAGGGTCAGCGCCCTCGCGTACGGGCAGGGGCTCGCCTTCCGGGCCGTGGGGGAGCGGCGGTGTCCCGGGGCCCGGGGGAACCCCTGTCCCCTGGAGGCCGTCGTGCCGGGCCGGGCCACCGGTGGGCGGTGCGCGGAGTGCGCGCGGCTCGACCGGGCGCACTCCGTGGCCGCCGACACCTTCCTGGACGACCCGCAGCCTTACCGTGTGTACCTGGCCTGGTTCGGGCCCGGTATGACCAAGGTGGGGATCACCGCCGAGGCCCGCGGCGAGGCCCGGCTCCTCGAACAGGGCGCCGTCACGTTCAGCTGGCTCGGGCGGGGGCCGCTGATGGCCGCCCGGCGGACCGAGGAGGTGCTGCGGCAGGCGCTCGGGATCCCCGACCGCGTGGCGTACGAGCGGAAGCGGGCCGGCCGGCACGCGCTGCCGGCCGCCTCGGAACGGGCCCGGGAGGTCGGGGAGCTGCACCGGCGGGCACGGGAGGTGGGCGGCTGGACGGAGACCCTGGAGCCGCTGGAGTTCGCCCCGCGTGACCACGCCCCGGCCTTCGGTCTCGACGGGCTGCCGCCGCTCGCCGGCACGGTCACGGAGCTGGTCGACGGGGGTGTCGTCAGCGGGCGGCTGCTCGCCGCCGCCGGGCCCGATCTGCACCTCCTCGACCCGGGCGGACGCTGTCTCGCCCTCGACACCCGGCTGATGGGCGGCTGGGTGCTCCAGGCGGCAAAGGAGGGCGAGGCCTTGTCCGTGCCGGTGTCGGAAGCGGTGTCCGCCGTCGACCCGAGCACCCAGGGCGAGCTGTTCTGA
- a CDS encoding BRO-N domain-containing protein yields MDAIDIDDLVYAATGAPLRRLTARDGTHWFPVVDVAKRLGYAGTREALRTVDLPGTCLASARELAGGEEFLGRCGIRAATRMVSLQGLVQLVGACRRPEAGPFRAWTAEVIAAIQRYGGYGLEPSPVHAGFVLPQELVDVLVRLDGQFDERDAAYAEHTEYAELLRETRRSLSRVADSLERLSVPRQRTGAAVALTPQELVESWAITGDVRTVASCLAPGLVRGGVRYRAQDVTRRTGLSGERVRDCVRLLIERGCMREVGGPDADGARIYVLP; encoded by the coding sequence ATGGACGCGATCGACATCGATGACTTGGTGTACGCCGCCACGGGTGCGCCCCTGCGGCGCCTGACCGCCCGGGACGGGACCCACTGGTTCCCCGTCGTGGACGTGGCGAAGCGGCTGGGGTACGCGGGGACGCGGGAGGCGCTGCGGACCGTGGACCTGCCCGGGACGTGCCTGGCGTCCGCGCGGGAGCTCGCCGGGGGTGAGGAGTTCCTCGGGCGGTGCGGGATCAGGGCGGCGACGCGGATGGTGAGCCTGCAGGGGCTCGTCCAGCTCGTCGGGGCCTGCCGGAGACCGGAGGCCGGCCCGTTCCGGGCGTGGACGGCCGAGGTCATAGCGGCGATCCAGCGGTACGGGGGGTACGGGCTCGAACCCTCCCCCGTGCACGCCGGGTTCGTCCTGCCGCAGGAGCTCGTCGACGTCCTCGTACGCCTCGACGGGCAGTTCGACGAGCGGGACGCGGCGTACGCCGAGCACACCGAGTACGCGGAGCTGCTCCGTGAGACCCGGCGGAGTCTCTCAAGGGTCGCCGACTCCCTTGAGCGGCTCTCCGTGCCGCGCCAGCGCACCGGCGCCGCCGTAGCCCTCACCCCGCAGGAGCTCGTCGAGTCCTGGGCCATCACCGGGGACGTGCGCACGGTCGCGAGCTGTCTCGCCCCCGGCCTGGTCCGCGGCGGCGTCCGCTACCGGGCCCAGGACGTCACCCGGCGCACCGGTCTCTCCGGCGAGCGCGTCCGGGACTGCGTACGCCTCCTCATCGAGCGCGGCTGCATGCGGGAGGTCGGGGGGCCCGACGCCGACGGGGCGCGGATCTACGTCCTGCCCTGA
- a CDS encoding PH domain-containing protein, whose product MALFGNAHAIDPAQAQQDYARLLGQGEQVHAAYLLIRDTIFFTDRRLVLVDKQGITGKKVEYHSIPYKSITHFAVETAGTFDLDAELKIWISGSQLPVQKTFTKGVDIYEVQAILTQFVAR is encoded by the coding sequence ATGGCGCTCTTCGGAAACGCGCACGCGATTGATCCGGCGCAGGCGCAGCAGGACTACGCGCGGCTGCTCGGGCAGGGGGAGCAGGTGCACGCCGCGTACCTGCTGATCCGCGACACGATCTTCTTCACCGACCGGCGGCTCGTGCTGGTCGACAAGCAGGGCATCACCGGCAAGAAGGTCGAGTACCACTCGATCCCGTACAAGAGCATCACGCACTTCGCGGTCGAGACCGCCGGCACCTTCGACCTGGACGCCGAGCTGAAGATCTGGATCTCGGGCAGCCAGCTGCCGGTCCAGAAGACCTTCACCAAGGGTGTCGACATCTACGAGGTGCAGGCGATCCTCACGCAGTTCGTCGCCCGGTAG
- a CDS encoding signal protein, producing MKIKVGRAALTAVVLSVSVGCGAGTAGPGTGERTAAPSSASPPAARGLSSRDLQSRWWTWAASEPERTNPVVDQDGSACARNQAKDVWFLAGSFGDRVKRTCTVPDGVPLAFPLVNLVADPSSCEGFMSAAKGSATLDGKRIDSEEHPGERISVLGVADNPVTGTDGRTFGTGCGLWVQLPPLEPGPHVLTIRGESGDLAVAVDYSLDVGTASQASSWA from the coding sequence ATGAAGATCAAGGTGGGCAGAGCGGCGCTGACGGCCGTGGTGCTGTCCGTGTCGGTGGGATGTGGGGCAGGGACCGCGGGCCCCGGGACAGGTGAGCGCACAGCGGCGCCCTCCTCGGCGTCGCCCCCGGCGGCGAGGGGTCTCTCTTCCCGGGATCTGCAGAGCAGGTGGTGGACGTGGGCGGCGTCCGAACCCGAGCGGACGAACCCCGTTGTCGATCAGGACGGAAGCGCATGCGCGCGCAATCAGGCGAAGGACGTGTGGTTCCTCGCGGGCTCTTTCGGCGATCGGGTCAAGCGAACGTGCACCGTCCCTGACGGAGTGCCTCTCGCCTTCCCCCTGGTGAACCTCGTCGCGGACCCGTCGTCCTGCGAGGGCTTCATGAGTGCGGCCAAGGGGTCCGCGACGCTGGACGGCAAGAGGATCGACTCGGAGGAGCACCCCGGGGAGCGGATCTCGGTGCTGGGTGTCGCCGACAACCCCGTCACCGGAACAGACGGACGCACCTTCGGCACGGGATGTGGCCTGTGGGTCCAGCTGCCACCGCTTGAACCCGGGCCGCACGTCCTGACGATCCGCGGTGAGTCCGGCGATCTCGCGGTCGCGGTGGACTACTCCCTCGACGTCGGTACCGCTTCACAGGCCTCTTCCTGGGCCTGA
- a CDS encoding SSI family serine proteinase inhibitor: MLRRLVLSTLATAAAGTAGFGPLPPLPLLSPPEALTVTVSESGYPNADGTFELTCDDRAGGTHPAREHACARLEQLAKTGENPFEPVPADQFCTQVYGGPAVAHITGTWQGRSVDARFSRADGCEIDRWENLEPVLPLVRG; the protein is encoded by the coding sequence ATGCTGCGCCGCCTCGTCCTCTCGACCCTCGCCACCGCCGCCGCCGGCACCGCCGGGTTCGGTCCGCTGCCGCCGCTGCCCCTGCTCTCGCCGCCCGAGGCGCTGACCGTGACCGTCTCCGAGAGCGGATACCCGAACGCCGACGGCACCTTCGAGCTGACGTGTGACGACCGGGCGGGCGGGACCCACCCGGCCCGCGAGCACGCCTGCGCGCGTCTGGAGCAGCTCGCGAAGACGGGCGAGAACCCGTTCGAGCCCGTGCCCGCGGACCAGTTCTGTACGCAGGTCTACGGCGGGCCCGCCGTCGCGCACATCACCGGCACCTGGCAGGGCCGCTCGGTCGACGCCCGCTTCTCCCGCGCCGACGGCTGCGAGATCGACCGCTGGGAAAATCTGGAGCCGGTCCTTCCTCTTGTCCGGGGATGA